A region of the Bacteroidia bacterium genome:
TCGCCCTTGGATAGTGTTAATTACTGATGGCGAACCCGACAGCGACCAAGATATGGATGGACTAAGCCAAGAAATACGTAAAGGAGTAGACAACAAAAATTTTTTGTTTTATGCAGTAGGGGTTCAAGGATACAATCATCAAAAGTTGCAGCATATTTGTCATCCTAACACTCCACCTCTACCTCTAAAAGAATTACGTTTTAGTGAGTTTTTTAAGTGGTTAAGCGCAAGTATAACCATCGTAACTCATTCCAAAGATGGGGATAGAATTCAGTTGCCCTCTGTCAGTGGTTGGACACAAATGGATATTTAAGCTAACTATTTTATTCTATTTTCAAGTATTTGAAGATTTGTGTTTGGGTACGCAAAAAGTAAATCCCTTTCGGTAAACCGTGTGTAAGAAACACTTCATTAGCATTAGGAGCGATAGATTTTTGTAATAAAACTTGTCCGTTAGTGTTTATCAAGTATATTTCATTAGGGTACTTAGCGTTTTGAAAGAGTATAGTATTAGGCAGTAGAGTTACTTGTTCTTTTTCTTTTGTTTCGTAATCACATTCTGATAATGATGTAACCCCTGATGCGTTAAAGTTAAATATCAAAGTGTCGCCAAGGGTGGGCGCACTGCCTGAATATACGTAGATAACCACATAACCTGTACCTGTGTATGCAAAGGGATTAGTTTCTAACCTGATAAATCCTTGTGTTAATCCACTGATAGGGAACATTGTACCCATACTTGGCACTCCTGAGTAGCAAGTATTATAGTCGCATAAATTACATGCCCAAGTGTTGGGAACTGAATTAGTAAATCTAATCCATTTGAGGGTTAAGCTGCCTGATGTTTGGTTAATCATGTTAATCTGTGTAGAAGTAAAGGTATTTGGGGGTAGAGAAATGGAAAGATTGGTGCTGGGTGTGCAGATAAAAGGTTTTTGTGCCAAAGAAAAGAAAAGTGAAAATGAAAATAATATGGTACAGTATATTTGTTTCATAATACAAAGATAAGATTTATCGGACTTTTATCCAAAATTGGGGGTTATTGCTATTCGAAAAGTGTATATGATAGATGTTAAAGATGTTAAACGTTTTATATTATATTTTTTGGGCGTGTCCTTGTGGGCGTTACGCTGCGCGTATGCCCACAAGGTCGGCGTGCTACGGGCTAACGGTGCTGCGCCC
Encoded here:
- a CDS encoding T9SS type A sorting domain-containing protein; this translates as MKQIYCTILFSFSLFFSLAQKPFICTPSTNLSISLPPNTFTSTQINMINQTSGSLTLKWIRFTNSVPNTWACNLCDYNTCYSGVPSMGTMFPISGLTQGFIRLETNPFAYTGTGYVVIYVYSGSAPTLGDTLIFNFNASGVTSLSECDYETKEKEQVTLLPNTILFQNAKYPNEIYLINTNGQVLLQKSIAPNANEVFLTHGLPKGIYFLRTQTQIFKYLKIE